In Ancylobacter polymorphus, a genomic segment contains:
- the repC gene encoding plasmid replication protein RepC, with product MQTHITTTPFGRRSLSLAHVASQAVAKARPLDKAVHKWNVFRAICTAKARIGVSERALAVLDALLSFHPETALTGEDLIVFPSNQQLSLRAHGMAPATLRRHLAVLVDAGLIVRRDSPNGKRYARKDRAGEIERAFGFDLSPLVARAEEFEAWAEEVKAEERALKLVRERITLCRRDIAKMIATGLEEGVPTQLCGQGPADWMEIHGLYRAIVERIPRNADRPTLERVAEDLAILADEILILLEAQAKTSFSSANESQTERHKQNSNPKSPIDLEPRFRESRGAGTELKTEPPRPPEGAYPLGMILDACPDIIDYARGGISNWRDFMATVAVVRPMLGISPSAWEEAQSAMGEVQAAVVVAAILQRGTAINSAGGYIRDLTRKAQAGTFSIGPMLMALIGKRKGEKKRA from the coding sequence ATGCAGACGCATATCACGACGACCCCCTTCGGGCGGCGGTCGCTGTCGCTTGCCCATGTGGCGAGCCAGGCCGTGGCGAAGGCCCGCCCCTTGGACAAGGCGGTGCATAAATGGAACGTGTTCCGGGCGATCTGCACCGCGAAGGCGCGCATCGGTGTGTCCGAGCGGGCGCTGGCGGTGCTTGACGCGCTGCTGTCGTTTCACCCGGAGACCGCGCTGACCGGCGAGGACCTCATCGTCTTCCCGTCCAACCAGCAATTGTCGCTGCGGGCGCATGGCATGGCGCCGGCGACGCTGCGCCGGCATCTCGCGGTGCTGGTGGATGCGGGGCTGATCGTCCGGCGCGACAGCCCCAACGGCAAACGCTACGCCCGCAAGGACCGCGCCGGCGAAATCGAGCGGGCCTTCGGCTTCGACCTGTCGCCGCTGGTGGCGCGGGCCGAGGAGTTCGAAGCCTGGGCCGAGGAAGTGAAGGCGGAAGAGCGAGCGCTCAAGCTGGTGCGCGAGCGCATCACCCTGTGCCGGCGGGACATCGCCAAGATGATCGCCACCGGCCTTGAGGAAGGCGTTCCCACGCAGCTGTGCGGGCAGGGCCCCGCCGACTGGATGGAGATCCATGGGCTCTACCGGGCCATTGTCGAGCGGATTCCGCGCAATGCTGACCGCCCGACGCTGGAGCGTGTTGCGGAAGACCTCGCGATTCTGGCCGACGAGATCCTCATCTTGCTGGAAGCGCAGGCAAAAACCTCATTTTCAAGCGCCAATGAGTCTCAAACTGAGCGCCACAAACAGAATTCAAATCCAAAGTCTCCTATTGATCTTGAACCTCGCTTTCGAGAAAGCAGGGGGGCGGGGACCGAACTGAAGACGGAACCGCCGCGTCCGCCAGAGGGGGCCTATCCTCTTGGCATGATCCTCGATGCCTGCCCCGATATCATCGACTATGCCCGGGGCGGCATTTCCAACTGGCGGGACTTCATGGCGACCGTCGCCGTGGTCCGGCCGATGCTCGGGATCAGCCCCAGCGCCTGGGAGGAGGCGCAATCCGCCATGGGCGAGGTGCAGGCCGCCGTGGTCGTCGCCGCCATTCTTCAGCGCGGCACGGCGATCAACAGTGCCGGCGGCTATATCCGCGACCTGACGCGAAAGGCGCAAGCCGGCACCTTCTCCATCGGGCCGATGCTCATGGCGCTGATCGGCAAACGGAAAGGGGAGAAGAAACGGGCATGA
- a CDS encoding type II toxin-antitoxin system VapB family antitoxin, which translates to MALSIKDPETERLARALAARTGESLTVATRRAIEERLKRTGTGARRAALLEDMEAMQRRLSALPVLDDRSPEEMIGYDENGVPN; encoded by the coding sequence ATGGCGCTGAGCATAAAGGACCCTGAAACCGAGAGACTGGCCCGCGCCTTGGCCGCACGCACTGGCGAGAGCCTTACCGTGGCGACACGCCGCGCGATTGAGGAACGTCTCAAGCGAACCGGAACGGGCGCGCGCAGGGCCGCTCTCCTCGAGGACATGGAAGCAATGCAGCGGCGCTTGAGTGCGCTTCCCGTTCTCGACGATCGCAGTCCGGAGGAGATGATTGGCTACGACGAGAACGGCGTGCCCAACTGA
- a CDS encoding type II toxin-antitoxin system VapC family toxin — MTLIDTNVLLDLVTDDPVWAQWSIDQLEAASLRGPLLVNDVVYAELSVRYERIEDIEAVFERSGDSRCAYAARGAVSGRQGLCLLPQGGGTRTGVLPDFFIGAHAAVNELPLLTRDRGRYARYFPSLSLISPEAED, encoded by the coding sequence GTGACGCTGATCGACACCAATGTCCTGCTCGATCTGGTCACCGACGACCCGGTTTGGGCGCAATGGTCGATCGACCAGTTGGAGGCGGCGTCCCTGCGTGGTCCGTTGCTCGTCAACGATGTCGTCTATGCCGAGCTTTCGGTCCGCTATGAGCGGATCGAGGATATCGAGGCGGTTTTTGAGCGAAGCGGGGATAGCCGTTGCGCCTATGCCGCGCGCGGCGCTGTTTCTGGCCGGCAAGGTCTTTGCCTCTTACCGCAAGGCGGGGGGACGCGCACAGGCGTGCTGCCGGATTTCTTCATCGGCGCTCATGCGGCGGTGAACGAACTGCCTTTGCTCACGCGGGACCGTGGCCGCTATGCGCGCTATTTTCCCTCGCTGTCGCTGATCTCCCCGGAAGCGGAGGATTAG
- a CDS encoding site-specific integrase, with protein sequence MPEPPRSEDLHAGPDSARAIAEALSAALPAHLERLTDRARGYVEAASSANTRRAYASDWVHFCSWCRRQGLEPLPPSPQLVGLYITACASGAAIPGGKANSVATIERRLSALGWNYAQRGTPLDRKDRHIATVLAGIRNTHAAPPRQKEAVLPEDLRAMLETLERGSLRGLRDRAMLLIGFAGGLRRSEIVGLDCGREQTADGRGWIEILDKGMVVTLRGKTGWREVEIGRGSSDATCPVSALQTWLKLARIGHGPLFRRVTGRGTDVGTERLNDREVARLVKRAALAAGVRGDLSEGEREIKFSGHSLRAGLASSAEVDERYVQRQLGHASAEMTRRYQRRRDRFRVNLTKAAGL encoded by the coding sequence ATGCCCGAGCCTCCCCGCAGCGAGGATCTGCACGCCGGACCGGACTCGGCACGAGCAATTGCCGAAGCCCTCTCCGCTGCCCTGCCCGCTCATCTCGAACGTCTCACGGACCGCGCGCGCGGCTATGTCGAGGCGGCGAGTTCGGCGAATACGCGCCGTGCCTATGCCAGCGACTGGGTGCATTTTTGCTCCTGGTGCCGGCGGCAGGGACTCGAACCGCTGCCCCCCTCCCCTCAACTGGTCGGGCTTTACATCACCGCCTGCGCCTCCGGTGCGGCCATCCCCGGCGGCAAGGCGAATTCCGTCGCCACCATCGAGCGGCGGCTGTCCGCCCTCGGCTGGAACTACGCCCAGCGCGGCACGCCGCTGGATCGCAAGGACCGGCACATCGCTACCGTGCTCGCCGGCATTCGCAACACCCATGCTGCCCCGCCCCGGCAGAAGGAAGCCGTGCTGCCGGAAGACTTGCGCGCCATGCTGGAGACGCTGGAGCGCGGATCGCTGCGCGGCCTGCGCGACCGGGCCATGCTGCTGATCGGTTTCGCCGGCGGCCTGCGCCGCTCAGAAATTGTCGGGCTGGACTGCGGGCGCGAACAGACGGCGGACGGGCGCGGCTGGATCGAGATCCTCGACAAGGGGATGGTGGTCACGCTGCGCGGCAAGACCGGCTGGCGCGAAGTGGAGATCGGCCGCGGCTCATCGGACGCCACCTGCCCAGTCAGCGCGCTGCAGACCTGGCTGAAACTGGCGCGGATCGGCCATGGTCCGCTGTTCCGGCGCGTGACCGGTCGCGGCACGGATGTCGGCACTGAGAGGCTCAACGACCGCGAGGTCGCCCGGCTGGTCAAGCGCGCCGCGCTCGCCGCCGGTGTGCGCGGCGACCTTTCCGAGGGCGAGCGGGAGATCAAATTCTCCGGTCATTCGCTGCGCGCCGGCCTTGCCTCCTCGGCCGAAGTCGACGAGCGCTATGTGCAACGCCAACTCGGCCACGCCTCCGCCGAAATGACCCGCCGCTATCAGCGCCGGCGCGACCGGTTCCGGGTGAATCTCACAAAGGCGGCGGGGCTATAG
- a CDS encoding Mu transposase C-terminal domain-containing protein: MPCDQDKLAIDDSRWQVAVAREAVIRPLINAGQLSPIDVATACRILGLRRSRLYALIEQYRSAPVTSSLAAARPGPKKGARRLAVEVEAAIEEAIRDKYLTRQKASVSTLHDHIRHLCRERGLDIPSWKAVRARVEQIDRFKLVRQREGNKAARDRLRPVPEEYRADHALQIVQIDHTRVDLFVVDTIYRLPIQRPWLTLAIDVASRIVVGFYLSLEAPSSASVALAIHHAVMPKAEWLLARGIELDWPVSGLPDIIHVDNAREFRARALARGAAEYGISLLHRPVATPHYGGHIERLIGTMMGAVHMLPGTTFSSISERGDYDPERHAVMTIEELERWLTLEIVGRYHNEVHSSLQMPPNAAWREALDRRRAPFRHPHDDQQFFYDFLPFEERSIRRDGVHIFGLRYWDDVLSPWAGRLDRQLRVKYDPRDLSCVFVEGPDGAHWPIRYADLRRPRITLGEHRLAQAALRQRGVRLTDEQLIFDTVEAQRELLETSASITKSARRQVARRARSLNAADQGAAAEVVAPGTKDEPETLPVLAVEEWS, translated from the coding sequence GTGCCGTGCGACCAGGACAAGCTCGCGATCGATGATAGCCGGTGGCAGGTCGCGGTCGCCCGAGAGGCGGTCATCCGGCCACTGATCAACGCCGGGCAATTGTCGCCGATCGATGTCGCGACGGCGTGCCGTATCCTCGGATTACGCCGAAGCCGGCTGTACGCGCTGATCGAGCAGTACCGCAGCGCGCCGGTGACGAGTTCGCTGGCCGCGGCGCGACCTGGTCCAAAGAAAGGAGCCCGGCGCCTCGCCGTCGAGGTCGAGGCGGCCATCGAGGAGGCGATCCGCGACAAGTATCTCACCCGGCAAAAAGCGTCCGTCAGCACGCTTCATGACCACATCCGGCATCTTTGTCGTGAACGCGGGCTGGACATTCCGTCCTGGAAAGCCGTTCGAGCCCGTGTCGAGCAGATCGACCGCTTCAAGCTTGTCCGCCAGCGTGAAGGCAACAAGGCCGCCAGAGATCGGCTCAGACCGGTTCCGGAGGAATACCGTGCCGATCACGCACTCCAGATCGTCCAGATCGATCACACGCGCGTCGATCTCTTCGTGGTGGACACGATCTACCGCCTGCCGATCCAGCGGCCATGGCTGACGCTCGCGATCGACGTAGCAAGCCGCATCGTGGTGGGCTTTTATCTGAGCCTCGAGGCGCCGTCGTCGGCATCGGTCGCCCTGGCCATACATCATGCGGTGATGCCAAAGGCGGAGTGGCTCCTGGCGCGCGGCATCGAGCTCGATTGGCCTGTGTCGGGCCTGCCGGACATCATCCACGTCGACAATGCGCGCGAATTCCGCGCCCGGGCGCTGGCCCGTGGAGCTGCCGAGTACGGCATCTCGCTGCTCCACCGGCCTGTGGCGACCCCGCACTATGGCGGCCACATCGAGCGGCTGATCGGCACCATGATGGGAGCGGTCCATATGCTCCCCGGTACTACGTTCAGCTCCATTTCAGAGCGCGGCGACTACGATCCCGAGCGTCACGCGGTCATGACGATCGAGGAGCTCGAGCGCTGGCTGACGCTCGAAATCGTCGGCCGCTACCACAACGAGGTCCACAGCAGCCTGCAGATGCCTCCGAATGCCGCCTGGCGGGAGGCTCTCGATCGTCGCCGCGCGCCGTTCCGGCACCCGCATGATGATCAACAGTTCTTCTACGACTTCCTGCCGTTCGAGGAGCGCAGCATCCGTCGGGATGGCGTGCACATCTTCGGCCTGCGCTACTGGGATGACGTTCTGAGCCCTTGGGCAGGTCGGCTCGATCGACAGCTGCGGGTCAAGTATGATCCCCGTGACCTGTCCTGCGTGTTCGTCGAGGGTCCCGACGGCGCCCATTGGCCGATCCGGTATGCGGACCTGCGCCGGCCGCGTATCACGCTCGGCGAGCACCGGCTGGCCCAGGCGGCCTTGCGGCAGCGCGGTGTGCGGCTCACCGACGAGCAACTCATCTTCGACACGGTCGAGGCCCAGCGCGAGCTGCTGGAGACCTCGGCATCGATCACGAAATCCGCACGTCGTCAGGTCGCGCGGCGGGCGAGATCGCTCAACGCCGCAGATCAGGGCGCCGCGGCGGAGGTCGTCGCGCCCGGCACCAAGGACGAACCGGAGACTTTGCCCGTTCTGGCGGTCGAGGAATGGTCATGA
- a CDS encoding type II toxin-antitoxin system VapC family toxin has product MVIDTSAIIAIFFNEPDAALYRERIAEDSVRLMSAATLVEAAMVIEARYGDTGGAELDLWLHKAEVEIVSVTDDHADQARRAWRRYGKGRHPAGLNYGDCFSYALAVLSGEPLLFKGADFAQTDIEAVR; this is encoded by the coding sequence ATGGTGATCGACACCTCCGCCATCATCGCGATTTTTTTCAACGAGCCGGATGCCGCCCTTTATCGCGAGCGGATCGCCGAGGATTCGGTGCGGCTGATGTCGGCCGCAACCCTTGTCGAGGCCGCAATGGTCATTGAGGCCCGCTATGGCGATACCGGCGGCGCCGAGCTCGATTTATGGCTGCACAAGGCCGAGGTCGAGATCGTGTCGGTGACGGACGATCATGCCGACCAGGCGCGCCGCGCCTGGCGACGCTACGGTAAGGGCCGGCATCCGGCCGGCCTGAACTATGGCGACTGCTTTTCATACGCCCTGGCCGTGCTCTCCGGCGAACCGCTGCTGTTCAAGGGTGCCGACTTCGCCCAAACCGACATCGAGGCGGTGCGATAA
- a CDS encoding TniB family NTP-binding protein, which yields MTDYAHLLPAYRHQAALADAERIAWIRADRWLDLDQARAALSRLEDLLVYPPRDRMPCLLLYGDTGMGKTKIIRKFLRDHPACFDQGTGVTTMPVVAMQMPAEPIERDIYSELLTALGAPGPADGATHRQKEVCRRLLRSMGARMLIIDEIHAMLAGSFRQQRVFLNAIRFLANDLRIPLVCAGTDLARQALLTDPQLAERFEALHLRHWKNNARLAQLLASLATILPLRRPSNLAAPAIRTRVLDLTDGVTVRIFRLIETVAVEAIRSGAECITMDSFQTEELVLPLVTMTRKVEARLQPRAGR from the coding sequence ATGACCGACTACGCCCACCTCCTGCCGGCCTATCGCCACCAGGCCGCTCTGGCGGATGCGGAGCGGATCGCCTGGATCCGAGCGGATCGGTGGCTTGACCTCGATCAGGCACGGGCCGCGCTCAGCCGCCTCGAGGACCTTTTAGTCTATCCGCCCCGCGATCGCATGCCGTGCCTGCTGCTCTATGGCGACACCGGCATGGGCAAGACCAAGATCATCCGCAAGTTCCTGCGCGACCATCCCGCCTGTTTCGACCAGGGCACGGGCGTGACCACCATGCCGGTCGTCGCCATGCAGATGCCGGCCGAGCCGATCGAACGGGACATCTACAGTGAGCTGCTCACGGCGCTCGGGGCGCCCGGGCCTGCGGACGGGGCGACCCACCGGCAGAAGGAAGTCTGCCGCCGGCTGCTGCGCAGCATGGGCGCCCGCATGCTGATCATCGATGAGATCCACGCCATGCTCGCCGGCAGCTTCCGGCAACAGCGGGTCTTTCTGAACGCCATCCGGTTTCTGGCCAACGATCTCAGGATTCCTCTGGTTTGCGCGGGGACGGACCTCGCGCGCCAGGCGCTGTTGACCGATCCGCAGCTGGCAGAGCGGTTCGAAGCCCTCCACCTGCGGCACTGGAAGAATAACGCCCGCCTCGCGCAGTTGCTGGCGAGCCTGGCGACGATCCTGCCGCTGCGCCGGCCCTCGAACCTGGCGGCGCCGGCGATCCGTACCCGCGTGCTCGACCTCACCGATGGCGTCACGGTGCGGATCTTCCGCCTGATCGAGACGGTTGCGGTCGAGGCGATCCGCTCCGGCGCCGAATGTATCACCATGGACAGTTTCCAGACCGAGGAACTGGTGCTGCCGCTCGTCACGATGACGCGCAAGGTCGAGGCGCGCCTTCAGCCGCGGGCCGGCCGATGA
- a CDS encoding TniQ family protein: protein MYHHGQFPDRGTGAAARHDDAQGRGAPSAAGRPMTVRRELPLAPRPEDDELLSSWQGRVACRYDLIHDDLSRWLGVLRDDRCVRFTERDFAPSAEMVQAWAAACRLSEKRMRALALSSRSRSRSWYVWGEGRVAGAFRRPVCLACLDDDAAAGRDHHIRRTWALVETVVCSRHHRVLDEACPHCLDSSGFRFVVHEAAARLACIRCGRIARTMPQERRGGSADLFAAVSTLVAAGIEDQSAVRDRMLHVARLLWKPPRPRTGRRTPFVADVVPDLRLTPTAQAGVDPGEPLATAPIGWRMVTLLGVAALLDLGNSSMRGRLALTLDQLVAWTEEPRPRPKERPVPMASSCAKTPGRSDADYLALARSILASEEWRAVQGQDPRTQRRILNTLSNKALARRPEADAPAPSAVRLAAKRGAAQGPAHSDTRAA, encoded by the coding sequence ATGTATCACCATGGACAGTTTCCAGACCGAGGAACTGGTGCTGCCGCTCGTCACGATGACGCGCAAGGTCGAGGCGCGCCTTCAGCCGCGGGCCGGCCGATGACAGTGCGGCGCGAGCTCCCCCTCGCGCCGAGGCCGGAAGACGATGAGCTGCTATCATCCTGGCAAGGTCGCGTCGCGTGCCGCTATGACCTCATCCACGACGACCTTTCGAGGTGGCTTGGCGTCCTCCGGGACGACCGCTGTGTCAGGTTCACCGAGCGGGACTTCGCGCCCTCGGCCGAGATGGTGCAGGCTTGGGCGGCGGCGTGCCGGCTTTCGGAAAAGCGCATGCGGGCCCTCGCGCTCTCCTCGCGGTCACGGTCGCGCAGCTGGTATGTCTGGGGGGAGGGGAGAGTGGCCGGCGCTTTCCGGCGGCCGGTCTGTTTGGCCTGTCTTGATGACGATGCCGCCGCCGGCCGTGACCATCATATCCGCCGGACGTGGGCCTTGGTCGAGACCGTGGTCTGCAGCCGCCATCATCGCGTTCTCGACGAAGCGTGTCCTCACTGTCTCGACAGCTCCGGTTTTCGGTTCGTTGTTCATGAGGCGGCGGCCCGGCTCGCCTGTATCCGATGCGGCAGGATCGCCCGAACGATGCCCCAGGAGCGGCGCGGCGGTTCCGCGGACCTCTTTGCCGCCGTATCGACGCTGGTGGCGGCAGGGATCGAAGATCAGTCTGCGGTTCGGGATCGGATGCTCCATGTCGCCCGGTTACTGTGGAAGCCGCCGCGCCCCCGCACCGGGCGTCGCACACCGTTCGTGGCAGATGTCGTGCCGGATCTTCGTCTGACTCCGACGGCACAGGCAGGGGTCGATCCCGGCGAGCCGCTGGCAACGGCGCCGATCGGCTGGCGCATGGTGACGCTGCTGGGCGTCGCGGCGCTGCTGGACCTCGGCAACTCCTCGATGAGGGGGCGCCTGGCCCTCACACTGGACCAGTTGGTGGCCTGGACCGAGGAGCCGCGCCCGCGGCCCAAGGAGCGACCCGTGCCGATGGCTTCCTCGTGCGCGAAAACCCCAGGCCGATCGGATGCGGACTATCTGGCGCTCGCCCGGTCCATCCTGGCCAGTGAGGAATGGCGTGCTGTTCAGGGACAGGATCCGCGCACGCAGCGGCGAATTCTCAACACCCTGTCCAACAAGGCTCTGGCCCGGCGGCCTGAGGCCGATGCCCCGGCTCCGTCGGCAGTGCGGTTGGCAGCAAAGCGTGGCGCCGCCCAAGGACCGGCGCACAGCGACACCAGGGCAGCATAG
- the repB gene encoding plasmid partitioning protein RepB: MSRKDAINSLFLKKPDAAAPSPARAPERVRTGAVAAMGASLQELSETARASERLKQQLATSDVVVSLEPSQIDGSTIADRISIEIDPGFEQLVASIEANGQQVPILVRPHPDAAGRFQIAYGRRRLRAAERLGRSVKAIIKSLSDAELVVAQGRENLDRQDLSFIEKALFAKRLEDAGHDRQTIIAALSTDKADLSRYIAVARRIPEALVRRIGPAPKSGRARWLGLAEKLDNPKLLQSVEAMLDDPALRAMDSDRRFQALWQRLADKPRLPARSDVWTTPQGRRAGYVERGGGRTALVFNEKAVPDFADFVASQLDRLFEEFSDANKGDEMTN; encoded by the coding sequence ATGAGTCGGAAGGACGCGATCAATTCGCTGTTCCTGAAGAAGCCGGACGCTGCCGCCCCCTCCCCTGCGCGGGCACCGGAGCGCGTTCGCACCGGCGCCGTCGCGGCAATGGGCGCATCGCTCCAGGAGCTGTCCGAAACCGCGAGAGCCAGCGAACGGCTGAAGCAGCAGTTGGCCACAAGCGATGTCGTGGTATCGCTTGAGCCGAGCCAGATCGACGGCTCGACAATCGCCGACCGGATTTCGATCGAGATCGATCCCGGCTTCGAGCAACTGGTCGCGAGCATCGAGGCGAACGGACAGCAGGTGCCCATTCTCGTGCGGCCGCACCCTGATGCGGCCGGGCGCTTTCAGATCGCCTATGGCCGACGCCGGCTGCGAGCCGCCGAGCGGCTCGGCCGTTCGGTGAAGGCGATCATCAAGTCGCTGAGCGACGCCGAGCTGGTGGTGGCGCAAGGGCGCGAGAATCTCGACCGACAAGACCTGTCGTTTATCGAGAAAGCGCTGTTCGCCAAGCGGCTGGAGGATGCCGGCCATGACCGGCAGACCATCATCGCCGCCCTTTCCACCGACAAGGCCGATCTTAGCCGTTACATCGCCGTTGCGCGCCGTATTCCGGAAGCGCTTGTCCGGCGTATCGGCCCGGCCCCCAAATCGGGACGAGCACGATGGCTCGGCCTCGCCGAGAAGCTGGACAACCCGAAACTTCTCCAGAGCGTGGAAGCGATGCTGGACGACCCGGCCCTGCGGGCCATGGACAGCGACCGGCGCTTTCAGGCGCTCTGGCAGAGGCTGGCCGACAAGCCCCGGCTGCCTGCGCGGAGCGATGTCTGGACGACGCCGCAGGGCCGCCGGGCAGGGTATGTCGAGCGTGGAGGCGGGCGCACGGCGCTGGTCTTCAACGAGAAGGCCGTGCCGGATTTCGCCGACTTCGTTGCCTCCCAGCTCGACAGGCTGTTTGAGGAATTCTCGGACGCGAACAAGGGAGATGAGATGACGAATTGA
- a CDS encoding recombinase family protein encodes MARPAFSPPRPARRLIGYARVSTDEQATDAQVDELRAAGCQIIHQEHGSGASRARPVLARLMREIGPSDVLVVVRLDRLARSVSHLLAVIEDLEGRQAHFRSLRDPIDTSTPQGMFSLQVLGAVAQLERALIAERTRAGMKAAKARGKLPGNPGLRERRPEAIRAASAARQKVYVGDLIASASAWLPIVRRMRPQHSWDDVVRVLNHRGQSWTIEKLRRAVHRLVQERMAEAELLRRSPRRPPEDRLMTLVAGIAIADPDLSLRDIAAQLERMRERTPRGGRQWAASSVKSLLDQARRLGLVVPQPRDDT; translated from the coding sequence ATGGCCCGCCCCGCCTTCTCCCCTCCCCGGCCGGCTCGCCGCCTGATCGGCTATGCCCGGGTTTCGACCGACGAGCAGGCGACCGATGCCCAGGTCGACGAGTTGCGCGCGGCCGGCTGCCAGATCATCCACCAGGAGCATGGCTCCGGGGCTTCGCGGGCCCGGCCGGTGCTGGCCAGGCTGATGCGCGAAATCGGGCCCAGTGACGTCCTGGTCGTCGTGCGGCTCGATCGCCTCGCCCGCTCGGTCAGCCACCTGCTCGCGGTAATCGAGGACCTGGAAGGACGTCAGGCCCATTTCCGCTCGTTGCGCGACCCGATCGACACCTCGACGCCGCAGGGCATGTTCTCGCTGCAGGTGCTCGGCGCTGTCGCCCAGCTTGAGCGTGCCCTTATCGCCGAGCGCACCAGGGCCGGGATGAAGGCGGCCAAGGCGCGCGGCAAGCTCCCCGGCAACCCCGGCCTGCGCGAGCGTCGGCCGGAGGCCATCCGTGCCGCCTCGGCGGCACGCCAGAAGGTCTATGTCGGTGACCTGATCGCCTCGGCCTCGGCCTGGCTGCCGATCGTGCGGCGCATGCGGCCGCAGCACAGCTGGGACGACGTGGTGCGGGTGCTGAACCATCGCGGCCAGAGCTGGACCATCGAGAAGCTGCGGCGCGCCGTGCATCGGCTGGTGCAGGAGCGGATGGCGGAGGCGGAGCTGCTTCGGCGCTCACCGCGGCGTCCGCCCGAGGACCGGCTGATGACGCTCGTCGCCGGCATCGCCATCGCCGACCCGGATCTCAGCTTGCGCGACATCGCCGCCCAGCTTGAGCGGATGCGCGAGCGCACACCGCGTGGCGGGCGGCAATGGGCCGCCTCTTCGGTCAAGTCCCTGTTGGACCAAGCGCGCCGGCTGGGGCTCGTGGTGCCGCAGCCGCGGGACGATACCTGA
- a CDS encoding AbrB/MazE/SpoVT family DNA-binding domain-containing protein, producing the protein MSTTVTSKGQVTIPKPVRDLLGIVAGSRVDFRRAPDGTVVLTRADEKRAPSRFAKLRGHAGAGLTTDAIMALTRGDT; encoded by the coding sequence ATGAGCACGACTGTGACGTCCAAGGGCCAGGTGACGATCCCGAAGCCCGTGCGCGACCTGCTCGGCATTGTGGCGGGGAGCCGGGTGGATTTTCGGCGCGCACCAGATGGCACTGTGGTGTTGACTCGGGCGGATGAAAAGCGCGCGCCCAGTCGGTTTGCCAAGCTGCGCGGGCATGCCGGCGCAGGGCTGACGACGGATGCGATCATGGCGCTGACGCGCGGTGACACGTGA